Genomic DNA from uncultured Desulfuromusa sp.:
ATAATTTTGACGATTCTGGTTTGTAGCAGCAGGGGAACCCCAAATATTCGTGTTGCATGGTAGAGTGGCCAGCGAAGGGTAGGGCGCTGATTTTCTTCAAGCATCGCAACAGGTTTTATCCCGGCTTTTCTGCACGTTGATAGAGCTGAAAAACTGACAATCTCAGTGCCAACCACAACAGGATGGCGAAACGGTATCATTTTTTTCAGATAGTACATTGATTGGAGGGTGCCCGTAGTACAGATTCCAGGAGGTCTGTCCCCGGAAACCAGACGAGCAGCACGTGGTGTCTCACGCGTTCCCGTGGCAATGAGAATCCGCTTTGCGGTCAATTTCGTTAATCCTTCTGGAGAGCTGACTGAAATTATTCCACCGGGTTCCAGGTTTGTCACCGTTGTTTTTAGGGCGATGTTAATGTTTTTTGCATGGGCGGTTTCTACCAATAATTTTGCATAGGTAGGGCCGGACATTAGCCGCCGGAATTCATGCATACCAAAGGGCGGATGGCCACAGTGACGGGGGGCACCACCGGCCTCTGATTCACGATCAACCACCAGGATTGAGTCTATACCGGCGGTTTTAAGAGTCATTGCCGCTGATAAACCTGCTGGACCTGCTCCTATAATAATGACATCGTAGTCTTTATTCCTGAGGATTTCAGCCATCAGCATTTCCTGTGTCGATAGAATCTGCAAATTTTCCCTTGGTGAGTTCAGCAAGACGAGCAGAACAGTAAAATCCTTGACAGCGTCCCATCGTAACACGAGTGCGTCGTTTCAATCCCGCAATGCTACCGGCAGGAAGAGGGCCTGCAAGAGCGGCATTAATCTCCCGGTCAGTGACCATTTCACAATGAC
This window encodes:
- a CDS encoding FAD-dependent oxidoreductase produces the protein MAEILRNKDYDVIIIGAGPAGLSAAMTLKTAGIDSILVVDRESEAGGAPRHCGHPPFGMHEFRRLMSGPTYAKLLVETAHAKNINIALKTTVTNLEPGGIISVSSPEGLTKLTAKRILIATGTRETPRAARLVSGDRPPGICTTGTLQSMYYLKKMIPFRHPVVVGTEIVSFSALSTCRKAGIKPVAMLEENQRPTLRWPLYHATRIFGVPLLLQTRIVKIIGSTRVNAVKIADGSGNIREIACDGVLFTGQFTPESTLARISHLGLDYTSNSPIVDPFGRCTDPIYYATGNVLQHPAGDKAPTKPPIYYKAGNLPQPVDVAGKCWQEGQTTAKWIIQDLAGTLPASKMHQ